From Verrucomicrobiia bacterium, the proteins below share one genomic window:
- a CDS encoding ankyrin repeat domain-containing protein, which yields MKALLVAIVSLSLCASPAVRAAESIDRLFQSALLAEEGRRDLVSAIRDYEAVVAQVDAQRALAATAVFRLGECYRKLGRTNDAVAQYQRLLRDFPGESDLGRLSEENLAGLGHSVAERADTPTTPIPDLAATERELRLLQRRLERFDALPTTSPEALILIQQWFPDRLLAELESERMSISRRLAGVSGQFGQNHPEHVFHSRALKHVETQLDERVQSLLNAQRSHLETLKALADTAATPIPVTPTPLDVEQREIARLRAMLDQSPDRLNVPDSEGRLPLVAAAAEGRLGVVRALLDWGADVHRTSPSQPTGFTALHAAASEGHKAIVEALLNAGADPHRADGRGFTPLSMAIRNEVPAVLDTLLSHGADPRNEPGAASLLAAIDRGNTNLIERLAQAGADLSHIVRSGGPDGDQKPLTAALKADQRDAARTLIRLGATLDVGDLTRLIGANRSLEPDWFEELLRLTPSEQLGPENLNGLLVEVLAKAHHDALIAPLIRAGASPNAVGADGSPLWLSTVSRTSPRALEQLLAAGSDLGATNANGRTALHLAVEHVWQQGETNRVRMLLDAGADPNRLNRDDETPLSLVQSLLRQSHSKPPIRRLGGGGLSQRVWRRPGPQSAPPLAALEAVEKLLRKAGARDDVARRPYVSFRRGDDLVQFRRRPSEDQPAPSLGDMLTLLFSSSVGGVDSIRGWPALDQLRVHRWAQDGSHEFVVPVAPDWFDRADCAWNLALEWGDTIEIPQFLDRPAAAGWPGLPDAARKSLLRCTVRTVVLSLHGESVDLVLHPAHLPISNEGLAIRVGAGEIGTGFVRFGPPPGEIHSCYLVQVLRDSERLRASSDLTRVRVTRGGTGQAWTLDVQNDDAAKRFWLLDDDRIEVPAKPE from the coding sequence GTGAAAGCGCTCCTCGTTGCCATTGTTTCGCTGTCGCTCTGCGCCTCGCCCGCCGTCCGGGCCGCGGAATCCATCGACCGCCTGTTTCAATCCGCACTCCTGGCCGAGGAAGGACGCCGGGACCTGGTGTCGGCGATCCGCGATTACGAGGCGGTGGTCGCCCAGGTGGACGCCCAGCGGGCGCTCGCCGCCACCGCCGTGTTCCGTCTGGGCGAGTGCTACCGCAAGCTCGGTCGCACCAACGACGCCGTGGCCCAGTACCAGCGGCTCCTCCGCGATTTCCCTGGCGAGTCCGACCTGGGCCGGCTGAGCGAAGAGAACCTTGCCGGGCTCGGGCATTCGGTTGCGGAACGAGCCGACACGCCCACGACGCCGATCCCGGACCTCGCCGCCACGGAGCGCGAACTGCGGCTGCTGCAACGTCGGTTGGAACGGTTCGATGCCCTGCCCACGACGAGTCCCGAGGCGTTGATCCTGATCCAGCAGTGGTTCCCCGACCGGCTTCTCGCGGAACTCGAGAGCGAGCGGATGTCGATCTCCCGTCGTTTGGCCGGGGTGAGTGGGCAATTCGGACAGAATCATCCCGAGCACGTCTTCCATTCGCGCGCGCTCAAGCACGTCGAAACCCAACTCGACGAACGTGTCCAGAGCCTGTTGAACGCACAGCGGTCCCACCTGGAGACGCTGAAGGCCCTCGCCGACACCGCCGCGACGCCGATCCCCGTCACCCCCACGCCGCTCGACGTCGAGCAACGCGAGATCGCCCGATTGCGGGCCATGCTCGACCAAAGTCCCGATCGCCTGAACGTCCCCGACTCGGAGGGCCGATTGCCCCTGGTCGCCGCTGCCGCCGAAGGACGTCTGGGAGTGGTGCGGGCCCTCCTGGATTGGGGCGCCGACGTGCATCGGACTTCCCCATCCCAGCCGACGGGCTTCACGGCGCTTCACGCCGCGGCGAGTGAAGGCCACAAGGCGATCGTCGAGGCTCTGCTGAACGCCGGTGCGGATCCGCACCGCGCCGACGGACGTGGTTTCACGCCTCTCTCCATGGCCATCCGAAACGAGGTGCCCGCAGTCCTCGATACGCTCCTGTCGCACGGCGCGGATCCACGGAACGAACCCGGCGCCGCCTCCCTCCTCGCCGCCATCGACCGCGGAAACACCAACCTGATCGAGCGTCTCGCCCAGGCCGGGGCGGACCTATCCCATATCGTACGGAGTGGCGGACCCGACGGCGATCAGAAGCCTCTGACGGCAGCGCTGAAGGCCGACCAACGGGACGCCGCCAGGACGTTGATCCGCCTGGGGGCGACGCTCGATGTGGGCGATCTGACCCGGCTGATCGGGGCGAACCGGTCCCTGGAACCCGATTGGTTCGAGGAACTCCTGCGGCTCACGCCTTCCGAGCAACTCGGCCCCGAGAACCTCAACGGGCTCCTGGTCGAAGTGCTGGCGAAGGCCCATCACGACGCGTTGATCGCGCCCTTGATACGCGCCGGCGCGTCTCCGAACGCGGTCGGAGCCGACGGAAGCCCTCTCTGGTTGTCCACGGTTTCCCGCACTTCGCCTCGAGCCTTGGAGCAATTGCTGGCAGCCGGCTCCGATCTTGGCGCGACCAACGCGAACGGCAGGACGGCCCTGCACTTGGCTGTCGAACATGTCTGGCAGCAGGGCGAGACGAATCGGGTGCGGATGCTCCTCGACGCGGGGGCGGACCCGAATCGTTTGAACCGGGACGACGAGACACCCCTCAGCCTGGTTCAATCCTTGCTGAGACAATCGCATTCCAAGCCCCCAATTCGCAGGCTGGGGGGTGGCGGATTGAGCCAACGGGTCTGGCGGCGTCCGGGCCCCCAGTCCGCCCCCCCACTCGCCGCCCTCGAGGCCGTGGAGAAATTGCTGAGGAAGGCCGGGGCCCGCGACGATGTGGCGCGGCGTCCCTACGTATCCTTCCGGCGAGGAGACGACCTGGTGCAGTTCCGGCGGCGGCCCTCGGAGGACCAGCCTGCACCTTCCCTGGGCGATATGCTGACCCTGTTGTTTTCCAGCAGCGTCGGCGGCGTGGATTCGATCCGAGGTTGGCCTGCCCTGGATCAACTCCGAGTCCATCGCTGGGCCCAGGACGGTTCGCACGAGTTCGTCGTCCCTGTTGCCCCGGACTGGTTCGATCGCGCCGACTGCGCATGGAACCTCGCCCTCGAGTGGGGCGATACGATCGAGATCCCGCAGTTCCTCGATCGCCCTGCGGCAGCCGGTTGGCCGGGCCTCCCCGATGCGGCTCGCAAGTCCCTTCTCCGCTGCACCGTACGCACGGTCGTCTTAAGCCTCCACGGAGAGTCCGTCGATCTCGTGCTTCATCCGGCCCATCTGCCTATCTCAAACGAAGGGCTGGCAATTCGAGTTGGCGCAGGGGAAATTGGCACTGGCTTTGTTCGTTTTGGTCCACCGCCTGGCGAAATCCATTCCTGTTATCTCGTGCAGGTGCTTCGGGATTCCGAGCGTCTCCGAGCCTCCTCGGATCTTACCCGCGTCCGCGTCACCCGCGGGGGCACCGGACAGGCATGGACCCTCGACGTGCAGAACGACGACGCGGCGAAGCGGTTCTGGCTCCTGGACGACGACCGGATCGAGGTGCCGGCGAAGCCCGAGTAA